The Eleutherodactylus coqui strain aEleCoq1 chromosome 13, aEleCoq1.hap1, whole genome shotgun sequence genome includes a window with the following:
- the RPL23 gene encoding large ribosomal subunit protein uL14, with translation MSKRGRGGSSGAKFRISLGLPVGAVINCADNTGAKNLYIISVKGIKGRLNRLPAAGVGDMVMATVKKGKPELRKKVHPAVVIRQRKSYRRKDGVFLYFEDNAGVIVNNKGEMKGSAITGPVAKECADLWPRIASNAGSIA, from the exons ATGTCTAAGAGAG GACGTGGAGGTTCTTCTGGTGCGAAGTTTCGCATCTCCCTCGGTCTCCCCGTGGGTGCAGTCATCAACTGTGCTGATAACACAG GTGCAAAGAACCTGTACATCATCTCCGTCAAGGGGATCAAAGGTCGCCTGAACAGACTGCCAGCTGCTGGTGTTGGTGACATGGTGATGGCTACAGTTAAAAAAGGAAAGCCTGAACTGAGGAAAAAGG TGCATCCAGCAGTGGTAATACGACAACGAAAATCGTACCGGAGAAAAGACGGGGTGTTCTTATATTTTGAAGACAATGCGGGGGTCATAGTGAACAATAAGGGAGAAATGAAAG GTTCAGCTATCACAGGCCCTGTGGCAAAGGAGTGTGCTGATTTGTGGCCCAGGATCGCCTCCAATGCAGGAAGCATTGCATGA